The Brachyspira hyodysenteriae ATCC 27164 genome includes a window with the following:
- the lnt gene encoding apolipoprotein N-acyltransferase, whose translation MSKSNSYVIGVIILSIISAILLFLAFPPLNLFPMSFVALVPLNIIIFKADKIRYYVISSSIFVFVFFGMLLMWIVAFMLRELGSLISFFTLFTILFLLIFLFYFPAMLLSGFLSKKNPEFRFIIVPVVFTFMEYMRNVGFLGFPWGIIGYSQWNFSIFIQSADIFGVLGISFFVYFSNSIIAHYLLLYAEKDKIKYKKPYIPAVVFVSSFVLVIIYGAIKMNLEESRRSFQPKTNIALIQHAFDPNNLWNSIYTGEPFRKGTGGIQGFAERFLLKSDKFQNEEKPDGSTQNGTVAIKRICSLARDASLSKPSLIVYPETAAIEGYSFIVNDYKDIFDTGIPDYAYPGIYNMYIFYDMIKYTQTYHLLGTVSIKENTNENAYNQYSYYNSIEFVNDRGNKIDEYSKIKLVPGGESYPFQDNEFLLNTFPFKNIINYMYKQFDSAGANRWERGKKITVFNHPNGYRISGAICYESAFGDFMRKFAYDGAQALAVITEDSWSYSDESLLQHFYMSVFRAIENRRDLVHNGNSGVTGHISSTGKIISTLPFWKPDYLIANVALNERITIYTRFGEWFVYLCLISIIVFLLSATTKTLVELKEIIKKRFFAKKLETAEVSAAVVPSAKKVDEYINNDNSNDLPSLDDLDDLINKKEANTNSVKEVKDNREIKEIKENREHFNKKLDENKKINIKDHDTKKLDDNKKIDLFSDNTINYSQEMSDIINNSESYSIFEKDKYTSEISSSLSKIIEENEESLNNKDIKKNNNLIKGD comes from the coding sequence GTGTCTAAAAGTAATTCATATGTTATTGGTGTAATTATATTAAGTATTATTAGTGCTATACTTCTTTTTTTGGCTTTTCCGCCGCTTAATTTATTCCCAATGTCTTTTGTTGCTTTAGTACCGCTTAATATTATAATATTTAAAGCAGATAAAATTAGATATTATGTCATATCCTCTTCTATATTTGTTTTTGTTTTTTTTGGTATGCTTTTAATGTGGATTGTAGCTTTTATGTTAAGAGAGCTGGGATCCTTAATTTCTTTTTTTACATTATTTACTATATTATTTCTATTAATATTTTTATTTTATTTCCCTGCAATGCTTTTAAGCGGATTTCTTTCTAAAAAAAATCCTGAATTTAGATTTATAATAGTACCTGTTGTATTTACATTTATGGAATATATGCGTAATGTAGGGTTTCTGGGTTTTCCTTGGGGCATTATTGGATATTCTCAGTGGAATTTTTCTATATTCATACAATCAGCAGATATATTTGGTGTATTAGGTATTAGTTTTTTTGTTTATTTTTCTAATTCAATTATTGCCCATTATTTACTATTATATGCTGAGAAAGATAAAATTAAATATAAAAAGCCTTATATTCCAGCAGTAGTTTTTGTATCATCATTTGTTTTAGTTATCATATATGGTGCTATTAAAATGAATCTTGAAGAATCAAGAAGATCTTTTCAGCCTAAAACTAATATAGCTCTCATACAGCATGCATTTGATCCCAATAATCTATGGAATAGTATATATACAGGAGAACCCTTTAGAAAAGGAACAGGAGGTATTCAAGGTTTTGCAGAAAGATTTCTTTTAAAATCAGATAAATTTCAAAATGAAGAGAAGCCTGATGGATCCACACAGAATGGTACTGTTGCTATAAAAAGAATATGTTCTCTTGCAAGGGATGCATCTCTATCAAAGCCGTCTTTAATAGTATATCCTGAAACAGCTGCTATTGAAGGGTATAGTTTTATTGTAAATGATTATAAAGATATTTTTGATACAGGTATACCTGATTATGCATACCCTGGAATATATAACATGTATATTTTTTATGATATGATTAAATATACTCAAACTTATCATTTGCTTGGTACTGTATCCATAAAAGAAAATACTAATGAGAATGCTTATAATCAATATTCATATTATAATAGTATTGAATTTGTTAATGACAGAGGCAATAAGATAGATGAATATTCTAAAATAAAACTTGTACCTGGAGGAGAATCTTATCCTTTTCAGGACAATGAGTTTTTACTTAATACTTTCCCTTTCAAAAATATAATTAATTATATGTATAAACAGTTTGATAGTGCCGGAGCTAATAGATGGGAAAGAGGAAAGAAAATAACAGTATTCAATCATCCTAATGGTTACCGCATTTCCGGAGCAATATGTTATGAAAGTGCTTTCGGTGATTTTATGAGAAAATTTGCTTATGATGGTGCTCAGGCTTTAGCTGTTATAACAGAGGATTCTTGGTCTTATAGTGATGAATCTTTACTTCAGCATTTTTATATGTCAGTATTCAGAGCTATAGAAAATAGAAGAGATCTTGTGCATAATGGAAATTCAGGAGTAACAGGTCATATATCAAGTACCGGAAAAATAATTTCTACTCTTCCTTTTTGGAAACCAGATTATTTGATTGCAAATGTTGCTCTTAATGAAAGAATTACTATATATACTAGATTTGGTGAATGGTTTGTATATCTTTGCCTTATTTCTATTATTGTGTTTTTATTATCAGCTACAACTAAAACATTAGTTGAATTAAAAGAAATTATAAAAAAACGTTTCTTTGCTAAAAAATTAGAAACTGCAGAAGTATCAGCAGCAGTGGTGCCTTCAGCAAAGAAAGTTGATGAATATATTAATAATGATAACAGTAATGATTTGCCTAGTTTAGATGATTTAGATGATCTTATAAATAAAAAAGAGGCTAATACTAATTCTGTTAAAGAAGTTAAAGATAATAGAGAAATTAAAGAAATCAAAGAAAATAGAGAACATTTTAATAAAAAATTAGATGAAAATAAAAAAATAAATATAAAAGATCATGATACTAAAAAGCTTGATGATAATAAAAAGATAGATTTATTTTCTGATAATACTATAAATTATTCTCAAGAGATGTCTGATATTATAAATAATTCAGAGAGTTATAGTATATTTGAAAAAGATAAATATACATCAGAGATATCTTCTTCTTTAAGTAAGATCATAGAAGAAAATGAGGAAAGCCTTAACAATAAAGATATCAAAAAAAATAATAATTTAATAAAAGGGGATTAA
- the ispE gene encoding 4-(cytidine 5'-diphospho)-2-C-methyl-D-erythritol kinase, with protein sequence MPIIKAPCKINISLDITSKRKDGYHLIESLFHTVNLYDIITIEKSDKYNITTSGKFALEDDKEENIVTKIFKHFQNTLNLSNNYNIHIEKNIPTGAGLGGGSSDAANIIKFFLSELNIDINDELIESFSSFGADIPFFIRGGCAWVSGIGEKIQNYDFTLPYNVILIYPNIRVSTKLAYSKFTPDDFNKSDLFYIKNMLDNKDIDFDKIVSKTYNVFEKNVFNLEKRIEEIKNKAESIIKRHITMSGSGSSLFALYNNDDKNIEDDFKKLKNEFNIDIYKLSLI encoded by the coding sequence ATGCCTATAATAAAAGCTCCATGCAAAATAAATATTTCTCTTGATATAACATCAAAAAGAAAAGACGGATATCATTTAATAGAATCTTTATTTCATACAGTTAATTTATATGATATTATCACTATCGAAAAATCTGATAAATATAATATTACAACAAGCGGTAAATTCGCATTAGAAGATGATAAAGAAGAGAATATTGTAACAAAAATATTCAAACATTTTCAAAATACCCTGAATCTTAGTAATAATTACAATATACATATAGAAAAAAATATACCTACAGGGGCAGGACTTGGAGGCGGTTCATCTGATGCTGCTAATATTATTAAGTTTTTTTTATCAGAACTAAATATTGATATAAATGATGAATTAATAGAATCTTTTTCTTCATTTGGTGCTGATATTCCTTTTTTTATTAGAGGAGGCTGTGCTTGGGTTTCAGGAATTGGCGAGAAAATACAAAATTATGATTTTACCCTTCCATATAATGTTATTTTAATATATCCAAATATACGTGTTTCTACTAAATTAGCATATTCAAAGTTTACCCCTGATGATTTCAATAAATCTGATTTATTTTATATAAAGAATATGCTTGATAATAAAGATATTGATTTTGATAAAATAGTTTCAAAAACATATAATGTATTTGAGAAGAATGTTTTTAATTTAGAAAAAAGAATAGAAGAGATAAAAAATAAAGCAGAAAGTATAATTAAAAGACATATAACTATGAGCGGTTCTGGTTCTTCGCTTTTTGCCTTATATAATAATGATGATAAAAATATAGAAGATGATTTTAAAAAATTAAAAAATGAATTTAATATTGATATATATAAATTGAGTTTGATTTAA
- a CDS encoding response regulator, whose amino-acid sequence MNNTEELIYDDDDMLSPIDAAKIVGVSRTTVNYWVRHYGLKADVTPGKRYKIRYADLKAFLAFNKKEKRIKLKRKQSKYKLAIIEPMEVTRKNYLEWLKDDYDVTCISNLAAPLKELKKISPDIILMDINLSDDKDYFYLIDEIKKEISLRTSLIIIITKRYNEDDVVNGLEKGACDYVKKPVGQNELKARIKNAIRFYVDV is encoded by the coding sequence ATGAATAATACTGAAGAGCTAATATACGATGACGATGATATGCTGTCGCCTATAGATGCGGCGAAAATAGTTGGAGTCTCAAGAACTACTGTGAATTATTGGGTAAGACATTATGGATTAAAGGCTGATGTTACACCCGGTAAGAGATACAAAATCCGTTATGCTGATTTAAAAGCTTTTTTGGCTTTCAACAAAAAAGAAAAAAGAATCAAATTAAAAAGAAAACAGTCTAAGTATAAACTTGCCATAATTGAACCTATGGAAGTTACAAGAAAGAATTATCTTGAATGGCTAAAAGATGATTATGATGTTACATGCATATCTAATTTGGCTGCTCCTTTGAAAGAATTAAAAAAGATTTCACCTGATATTATTCTTATGGATATTAATTTATCAGATGATAAAGATTATTTTTATCTTATAGATGAAATCAAGAAGGAAATTTCTTTAAGAACATCATTAATTATTATCATAACAAAGAGATATAATGAAGATGACGTTGTAAATGGGCTTGAAAAAGGTGCTTGCGATTATGTAAAAAAGCCTGTAGGACAAAATGAACTTAAAGCAAGAATTAAAAATGCTATTAGATTTTATGTTGATGTGTAA
- a CDS encoding chemotaxis protein CheB, with protein MLGAIRVLIAEDSKATSALLNNVLANHYRIEVVSIVNNGIDAYKSIVAIKPDFVVMNIDLPLMGGIELLKLLKKENIQTNILVMSSLAQNKDLSSRALDLGALDIIYKPRNINADFIRDNILNIILETTKNNPIKCDLAFDYNASILNSCSIKEEIEDDEKTYMDKFDDNVRIMPYDQKQVATALSKTFRKDFKAPILVAIGISTGGPRALRIMLPSLPKDFPLPILISQHIPKEFSSSLISSLQDISKIKIKEAQVDEEILPSIVYISPGDKNMGIYMDSKGKLRIKFYPDPDKKFVYTPCVDYLFNTIDDVLKDKAIAIVMTGMGNDGTSGMTRLYNDNNLTIAQDKASCTVYGMPRSVIENKVVHLVLSLYDIAEFLVQYLRGKLK; from the coding sequence ATGTTGGGAGCTATCAGAGTACTTATAGCTGAAGATTCTAAAGCGACTAGTGCATTATTAAATAATGTATTAGCCAATCATTATAGAATAGAAGTTGTGAGTATTGTGAATAATGGTATAGATGCATATAAATCTATAGTAGCAATAAAACCAGATTTTGTTGTTATGAATATAGATTTACCATTAATGGGCGGTATAGAATTATTAAAATTATTAAAAAAAGAAAATATACAAACTAATATTTTAGTTATGAGTTCTTTGGCACAAAATAAGGATTTATCATCTAGAGCTTTAGATTTAGGTGCTTTGGATATAATATATAAACCTAGAAATATAAATGCTGATTTTATTAGAGATAATATACTTAATATAATATTAGAGACTACAAAAAATAATCCTATAAAATGTGATTTAGCTTTTGATTATAATGCAAGTATTTTAAATAGCTGCAGTATAAAAGAAGAGATTGAAGATGATGAAAAAACATATATGGATAAATTTGATGATAATGTAAGAATAATGCCTTATGATCAAAAACAAGTTGCAACAGCTTTAAGCAAAACTTTTAGAAAAGATTTTAAAGCTCCTATTTTAGTTGCAATAGGTATATCTACAGGAGGACCTAGGGCACTTAGAATAATGCTTCCTAGTTTGCCTAAAGATTTTCCTTTGCCTATACTAATATCTCAGCATATACCAAAAGAATTTTCATCTTCTCTTATATCTAGTTTGCAAGATATTTCTAAAATTAAAATTAAAGAAGCTCAAGTAGATGAGGAAATATTGCCGTCTATTGTATATATCTCTCCAGGCGATAAGAATATGGGTATATATATGGATAGCAAAGGAAAATTAAGAATTAAATTTTATCCGGATCCTGATAAAAAATTTGTTTATACTCCATGCGTGGATTATTTATTTAATACTATTGATGATGTTTTAAAAGATAAGGCTATTGCTATTGTGATGACTGGTATGGGAAATGACGGCACTAGCGGTATGACTAGATTATATAATGATAATAATTTAACTATTGCTCAGGATAAAGCAAGCTGCACAGTATATGGTATGCCTAGAAGCGTTATAGAAAATAAAGTTGTGCATTTGGTATTATCGCTTTATGATATTGCCGAATTTTTGGTACAATATTTGAGAGGTAAACTTAAATGA
- a CDS encoding mannose-1-phosphate guanylyltransferase, producing the protein MKKSILIMAGGIGERLWPLSRESKPKQFLNIIENKSLIEQTIDRALKITSEDNIFIITGKRYKEVFNKYMPSFKNIIYEPIGRDTAAAIALGATYIKEKIGNAMIAILPADPIIKNEDLFIKSIENAIEVSENTNEVVVVGIKPSRAETGYGYIKIKDNIKDDVYNVDRFVEKPNYENACKFLEDGNYLWNSGMFIWSIDNILNSIKELMPDTYNKTIKTLEAKDDTQKEEIFKTIDKISFDFGIMEKLNNIKCIKSRFFWDDLGAFSALGRIHDKDADNNVIIGNVYAKEAKSNIIINDDKDTFIAIDGVDDLTIVKSNGVLLIYPNNKDSKIKDILKDIREKDELKDKRNLL; encoded by the coding sequence ATGAAAAAATCCATACTTATAATGGCAGGAGGAATTGGTGAAAGATTATGGCCTCTAAGCAGAGAAAGTAAGCCAAAACAATTTTTAAATATTATAGAAAATAAATCACTTATAGAACAAACAATAGACAGAGCATTAAAAATTACTAGTGAAGATAATATTTTTATAATAACAGGAAAAAGATATAAAGAAGTATTTAATAAGTATATGCCTTCCTTCAAAAATATAATATATGAGCCAATTGGAAGAGATACAGCAGCAGCTATTGCATTAGGAGCTACTTATATAAAAGAAAAAATAGGAAATGCAATGATTGCAATACTTCCAGCTGATCCTATTATAAAAAATGAAGATTTATTTATAAAATCTATTGAAAACGCCATTGAAGTAAGTGAAAATACTAATGAAGTTGTAGTAGTAGGAATTAAACCTAGCAGAGCAGAAACAGGATACGGATATATAAAAATAAAAGATAATATTAAAGATGATGTATATAATGTTGATAGATTCGTAGAAAAACCTAATTATGAAAATGCATGTAAATTCTTAGAAGATGGTAATTATCTATGGAACAGCGGAATGTTTATATGGTCTATAGATAATATTCTTAATTCAATAAAAGAATTAATGCCTGATACATACAATAAAACTATAAAAACATTAGAAGCAAAAGATGATACTCAAAAAGAAGAAATATTCAAAACTATAGATAAAATATCTTTCGACTTTGGTATAATGGAGAAATTGAATAATATTAAATGCATAAAATCCAGATTCTTTTGGGACGATTTGGGCGCATTTTCTGCACTTGGAAGAATACATGATAAAGATGCTGATAATAATGTAATAATTGGAAATGTATATGCTAAAGAAGCAAAAAGTAATATCATAATAAACGATGATAAAGATACTTTCATAGCAATAGACGGAGTTGATGATTTAACTATAGTAAAATCTAACGGCGTACTTTTAATTTATCCGAATAATAAAGATTCAAAAATTAAAGATATATTAAAAGATATAAGGGAAAAAGATGAATTAAAAGATAAAAGAAATCTGCTTTGA